One Aquarana catesbeiana isolate 2022-GZ linkage group LG06, ASM4218655v1, whole genome shotgun sequence genomic region harbors:
- the LOC141148166 gene encoding uncharacterized protein, giving the protein MVSVKPVVGILSKEHPESYQWLTTFLSSLPEVKDVLCTHLPGNNSPHFREEVSQYDFVVFYTPKHMEKESREEERWRGQDFVMIAETEPPYTEDLALVSDMIGKKNILMVTDEPERSTSEEKTQNLQNQDNYKQWIQELFQFTGQDKTAPLDSKLSNGMMTTDLQNKDLLETQIPNEPLKEDLGDMDSVLKGDAEAPSSSSSSVDVQTILTSRGSPDSTTTNEDIESFFEDTRKKSTFQKYFYWITILVILNIMILITGLGVNEVNRQNGKNTTAIPENHTYFSEYTTMATSGNTMTKMTTSLSLYTTQNATTPINYTTEYTTPSATTTKGYTTDYVTNTTTALTTNTTTPLTTMSPGISTTVYPEDTTNTSLGSSINESTTSPTTPTTYTTEYTPYNVTTTGGYSDNVTNISTTSTTNTTTLPAMTTRSPGISTDYPGDATNTTSGSSMNESTTSPSVETTPKNYTTEYTTYNAITTRGYTSDNVTNIITALTANTTTLPTMTTTSPGISTDYPGDTTNTTSESSIHQSTTSPSVDTTPNNYTTEYTTHNVTNITIALTANTNTLPTMTTTSKTISTDYPGDTTNTTSGSSINESTTSPEDTPKNYTTEYITYNVTTTGGYSDNVTNIRTAPTINTTTLPAMTTSPGISTDIPGDTTNTTLGSSMNESTTSPSVDTTPDNYTTEYTTYNVTNITIALTANTNTLPAMTTRSPLISTDYPGDTTNTTSGSSIHESTTSPSVATTPNNYTTEYTTYNVTNITIALTANTNTLPTMTITSKGISTDYPGDTTNTTFGSSINESTISPEHTPKNYTTEYTTFNVTATGGYTNDNVTSITTAIIANKTTFLTTTTTSKGISTDYPKDTTNATLGSSMNESTASPSLDTTPNNYTTEYTTYNGTTTGGYSSNNVTNIATALTTNTTLPTMITTSPGISTDHPEDTTNTTLGGNINGGSTFPSEDTAPHNYTTEYTTYNVTTTGAYANGNVTSITTTLIANTATLLTTTTTSPGISIDYPKNTTNATLGSSINESTISPSSDIPNNYTTVYTTYNITTTGGYTSDNVTKIITALTTNTATLLNTTTSPAISTDHPKDTTNTTLGGHINESSTSPSEDTQPHNYTTKYTTYNVTTTGGYTNDNVTSITTTLIANTATLLNTTTTTSPGISTDYPQDTTNATLGSSIKESTTSPSVATTPHNNNTEYTTYNITTTRGYTSDNVTNIITALTTNTATLLNTTTSPGISTDYPKDTTSATLGNNINGSTTSPAVHTTQNATMPSNYITEYATYNTTITRGYTSDNVANITTTLTTNIPTLPTMTTTSP; this is encoded by the exons ATGGTGTCTGTGAAGCCGGTAGTTGGGATACTTTCTAAGGAACACCCAGAATCGTACCAGTGGTTGACTACTTTTCTCTCATCTCTACCAGAAGTGAAAGATGTCCTCTGCACTCACCTTCCTGGGAACAACTCCCCACACTTTAGAGAGGAAGTGTCTCAGTACGATTTTGTGGTTTTCTACACACCAAAGCACATGGAAAAAGAGAGCAGAGAAGAGGAACGGTGGCGTGGACAGGACTTTGTTATGATCGCTGAGACTGAGCCACCGTATACTGAAGATCTGGCACTTGTTTCGGATATGATAG GAAAGAAAAATATTCTGATGGTGACCGATGAGCCAGAGAGAAGCACCTCTGAAGAGAAGACCCAGAACCTCCAGAACCAGGACAATTATAAGCAATGGATTCAAGAACTCTTCCAATTCACTGGACAAGACAAAACGGCTCCTCTCGATTCAAAGCTCTCGAATGGGATGATGACAACCGATCTGCAAAACAAAGATCTGCTCgaaacacaaatcccaaatgaaccATTAAAGGAAGATCTGGGTGATATGGATTCTGTTTTAAAAG GTGATGCTGAAGCTCCTTCAAGTTCAAGTTCATCAGTAGATGTCCAGACAATATTGACCAGCAGGGGGAGCCCTGACAGCACCACAACCAAT GAGGACATTGAAAGCTTTTTTGAGGATACCCGGAAGAAGAGTACTTTCCAG AAATACTTCTATTGGATAACTATCTTAGTTATTTTGAATATTATGATCCTTATCACGGGACTGGGAGTAAATGAAGTAAACAGACAAAATGGAAAAAACACCACAGCCATCCCGGAAAATCACACCTATTTCTCAGAATACACCACCATGGCAACTTCAGGGAATACTATGACCAAAATGACTACGTCTCTTTCTTTATATACAACGCAAAATGCCACAACGCCAATTAATTATACTACTGAATATACAACACCTAGTGCAACAACGACAAAAGGTTACACTACTGATTACGTCACAAACACTACTACAGCATTAACAACTAACACAACTACTCCTCTAACCACAATGAGCCCAGGAATCTCTACTACTGTCTATCCAGAAGACACCACCAATACATCATTGGGGAGCAGCATAAATGAAAGTACCACCTCCCCTACAACACCAACAACTTATACTACAGAGTATACACCATATAATGTCACAACCACAGGAGGCTATAGTGATAATGTCACAAACATTAGCACAACATCAACCACTAACACAACTACTCTTCCAGCCATGACCACAAGAAGTCCAGGAATCTCTACTGACTATCCAGGAGACGCCACCAATACAACATCGGGGAGCAGCATGAATGAAAGTACCACCTCTCCTTCTGTAGAAACAACACCAAAGAATTACACAACAGAGTATACAACATATAATGCCATAACAACAAGAGGTTACACTAGTGATAATGTCACAAACATTATCACAGCACTAACAGCTAACACAACTACTCTTCCAACCATGACCACAACAAGTCCAGGAATCTCTACTGACTATCCAGGAGACACCACCAATACAACATCGGAGAGCAGCATACATCAAAGTACCACCTCTCCTTCTGTAGATACAACCCCAAATAATTATACAACAGAGTATACAACACATAATGTCACAAACATTACAATAGCACTAACGGCTAACACAAATACTCTTCCAACCATGACCACAACAAGTAAAACTATCTCTACTGACTATCCAGGAGACACCACCAATACAACATCGGGGAGCAGCATAAATGAAAGTACAACCTCTCCTGAGGATACACCAAAGAATTATACTACAGAGTATATAACATATAATGTCACAACCACCGGAGGCTATAGTGATAATGTCACAAACATTAGGACAGCACCAACCATTAACACAACTACTCTTCCAGCCATGACCACAAGCCCAGGAATCTCTACTGACATTCCAGGAGACACCACCAATACAACATTGGGGAGCAGCATGAATGAAAGTACCACCTCTCCTTCTGTAGATACAACCCCAGATAATTATACAACAGAGTATACAACATATAATGTTACAAACATTACCATAGCACTAACGGCTAACACAAATACTCTTCCAGCCATGACCACAAGAAGTCCATTAATCTCTACTGACTATCCAGGAGACACCACCAATACAACATCGGGGAGCAGCATACATGAAAGTACCACCTCTCCTTCTGTAGCTACAACCCCAAATAATTATACAACAGAGTATACAACATATAATGTCACAAACATTACCATAGCACTAACGGCTAACACAAATACTCTTCCAACCATGACCATAACAAGTAAAGGCATCTCTACTGACTATCCAGGAGACACAACCAATACAACATTCGGGAGCAGCATAAATGAAAGTACAATCTCTCCTGAACATACACCAAAGAATTATACTACAGAATATACAACATTTAATGTCACAGCCACAGGAGGCTACACTAATGATAATGTCACAAGCATTACCACAGCAATAATAGCTAACAAAACTACTTTTCTAACCACAACCACAACAAGTAAAGGAATCTCTACCGACTATCCAAAAGACACCACCAATGCAACATTGGGGAGCAGCATGAATGAAAGTACCGCCTCTCCTTCATTAGATACAACACCAAATAATTATACTACAGAGTATACAACATATAATGGCACAACCACAGGAGGCTACAGTAGTAATAATGTCACAAACATTGCCACGGCACTAACAACTAACACAACGCTTCCAACCATGATCACAACAAGCCCGGGAATCTCTACTGACCATCCAGAAGATACAACCAATACAACACTGGGGGGAAACATAAATGGAGGTAGCACCTTTCCTTCTGAAGATACAGCACCACATAATTATACAACAGAATATACAACATATAATGTTACAACCACAGGAGCCTACGCTAATGGTAATGTGACAAGCATTACCACAACACTAATAGCTAACACAGCTACTCTTCTAACCACAACCACAACAAGCCCAGGAATCTCTATTGACTATCCAAAAAACACCACCAATGCAACATTGGGGAGCAGCATAAATGAAAGTACCATCTCTCCTTCTTCAGATATACCAAATAATTATACTACAGTGTATACAACATATAACATCACAACCACAGGAGGCTACACTAGTGATAATGTCACAAAGATTATCACGGCACTAACCACTAACACAGCTACTCTTCTAAACACAACCACAAGTCCAGCAATCTCTACAGACCATCCAAAAGATACAACCAATACAACACTGGGGGGCCACATAAATGAAAGTAGCACCTCTCCTTCTGAAGATACACAACCACATAATTATACAACAAAATATACAACATATAATGTCACAACCACAGGAGGCTACACTAATGATAATGTGACAAGCATTACCACAACACTAATAGCTAACACCGCTACTCTTCTAAACACAACCACCACAACAAGCCCAGGAATCTCTACTGATTATCCACAAGACACCACCAATGCAACATTGGGGAGCAGCATAAAAGAAAGTACCACCTCTCCTTCTGTAGCTACAACAccacataataataatacagagtATACAACATATAATATCACAACCACAAGAGGCTACACTAGTGATAATGTCACAAACATTATCACGGCACTAACCACTAACACAGCTACTCTTCTAAACACAACCACAAGTCCAGGAATCTCTACAGACTATCCAAAAGACACTACCAGTGCAACATTAGGGAACAACATAAATGGAAGTACCACCTCTCCTGCAGTACATACAACACAGAATGCCACAATGCCAAGCAATTATATTACAGAGTACGCAACATATAATACCACAATAACAAGAGGCTACACAAGCGATAATGTCGCAAACATTACTACAACGCTAACAACTAACATACCTACTCTTCCAACCATGACCACAACAAGCCCATGA